The DNA region CGTTGACTTCCTCGAGAAGCCCACCATGGGATTTGTGCGCCTCAAACAGCCAGCAGACATGCACTCCGTCCTGGAGGTCAGCCACCCGGTGCGCTTCGTCTTCATCCTGCTGGGGCCGAAGATTCCCAACACGGAATACCACGAGATCGGGCGAGCCATCGCCACCCTGATGGCAGACCGGGTGAGCAAAGCAGTTAGGGGAACCACTTCAGTAGGACAGTGGCAGCAGCCCCCAGTAATGGGACCCTCCTCACCGGCCCCCTGTAATTAAACACCATTGGATCTTCGCACCCACTTCTCTGATTGGACCCCTATACCAGCCCCCCTTCCAAACATTTTACTAAGACCCCTGGAGCAGCCCCCCTTTAATCGATTAAGTGCAGTTCATTCAGCCCCCCTCCCTGAATCTGGACCCCCAACACAGCTCCATTTCAATTAGACACCCCCACAAGCCCTACCAGACACCAACCCCTCCCGCTTCTCTAATGTCCCCCCAACTGCTGGGCTGCCCCCCCCACTCCAATGCTCTTCCCCTAGCCATCCTCAGACCCCTCTGAGCCCCCGTCTCCTTGTCGTTGCCCCCCAGGAGTTCAGCTCGGCGGCCTACCTGGCAGACAGTCGTGAAGATCTGACCAAAGCTGTGGCCGAGTTCATGAACTGCAGCATCGTAATCCCACCCTGCGAGATCGGagaccaggagatgctgcagtcCTTGGTGGGCTTCCAGAGGAGGCTCCTGAAGAGTCGCTACCGGCTTCCCGAGGCCAAAGTGCACAAAGGTAGGCGGTGGTCCTTCTGTTGTCCACTTCACCCATTCTGCAGTGCTCCCCCTTTCGGCTTGCCCTTCAAGTCGCCGATTCCCCAATTTCTCATCTCTTGCAGAGGAATTTGTGGAAAAGGCCGAAGAAGAAGACCCCCTGAAGAGAACGGGCTGCCTGTTTGGTGGTCTGGCCAGAGATGTCCGGCGCCGCTACCCCCACTACCTGAGCGACATCACAGATGCCCTCAACCCGCAGGCCCTGGCCGCGGTCATCTTCATCTACTTCGCAGCCCTGTCGCCCGCCATCACCTTCGGGGGGCTGCTAGGTGAGTGTCCTCTTGTGTGACAGACAAGGACGACGGTAGGTGGTCTGGGTGACCAGGACTAATGGGTGGCTGCTTGGACAGGGGAGAAGACGGAGAAGATGATCGGGGTCTCGGAGTTGCTGGTGTCCACTGCTATCCAGGGGGTGTTCTTCAGCCTGCTGGGGGCTCAGCCCCTGCTGGTCATCGGCTTCTCGGGCCCGCTGCTGGTGTTCGAGGAGGCCTTCTACTCGGTGCGTCCCGCTGGAGGGGGGGTGGGCCTGCGTAGGGAGGCGTCACGCTCACCGGTCTCCCCTTGTCTCTGCAGTTCTGCAAAGGCAATCAGCTGGAGTACATCGTGGGCCGCGTCTGGATTGGCTTCTGGCTCATCATCATCGTCCTGCTGGTGGTGGCTTTTGAGGGCAGCTTCATGGTGCGCTTCATCTCCCGCTTTACCCAGGAGATCTTCTCCTTCCTCATCTCACTCATCTTCATCTACGAGACGTTCTCCAAGCTCATCAAGGTATGTGGGGCCAGGTGGCGCTCTGGGGACGCCCAAGGCTGTCCTTTACCACGTCGTGTCTCTGCTCGCCTTGCAGATTTTCATGGCTCATCCCCTCCGTGCCACCTACAATAACACCATTCTGAATGCCACTTCATCTGAGGAGGAGAGCGACCCGCTGCCCAACACTGCCCTGCTGTCCCTTGTCCTTATGGCCGGCACTTTCTTCATCGCTTTCTTCCTCCGGAAGTTCAAGAACGGCCGATACCTGCCTGGCAAGGTAAGCTTCCCCCCTagaccctccccccccccactgCCCCCCTTCTGCCCACCAATGCTCACTGCCACTGTCTGCTGCAGATCCGGCGGATCATTGGTGACTTTGGCGTCCCCATCTCTATCCTCATCATGGTTGGGGTGGACTTCTCAATCAGAGACACCTACACTCAGGTAAGGGCACCTGGTGATGACAAGCAGCTGGCCGGCCGTCCAGGTTTGGGGTGACCGATGACGAAACTCTCTGTCCTTACAGAAACTCAGCGTCCCCAGTGGCTTCTCGGTGTCCAACCCCGAAAACAGGACGTGGTTCATCGACCCCATGGGGGCCACTGGTGACTTCCCAATCTGGATGATGTTTGCTTCCATCGTGCCAGCCCTGCTGGTGTTCATCCTTATCTTCCTCGAGTCTCAAATCACAACGTGAGTCCTTGGGTGGGGTGGCATGGCAAGGGCTAGGGGACGAATGACCTGGGGAGCCAGCAGGCAGTTATGGGGCAGACTGGGCTACTGGGACCTCACGTGGGGCTTGTGAAGGTGACATCCAAGTGGCTCACCTTCTGCTCAAAGCAGACAAAAGACGGCTGCCATCTGTGTGCCAACCGCAGTCTTCCATCAAGGTACGTGGGGCCAGGTGGCGCTCTGCGGATGcccaatgttgttgttgttaatgttgTTCCTCCTGGAGCCACATGGATTGCGTTAACTGGTAACTCTTAACGGAGTGTGCCTGCCCTTCTTTgacctggcatcccatccagggtctGATGATGCCCAAACGGCTGCCAGCTACCCATCCTCCTGTGACTCGATAAAGTGGCTTTTGAATATGAAAGGTTGAATGGATTGGTGCCCTCTGAGTCCTGAGGGCTGGGGAATGAAGAGATGAGGAAATCTGTGGCAAGTTGGCAGTAGGTTGGGAGAACTGGGCTGTGATCTGACCCTCTTCTCATGTCTTCCACAGGCTCATCGTCAGCAAGCCAGAGAGGAAGATGGTTAAGGGTTCCGGCTTCCACTTAGACCTGCTCCTGGTGGTGGGCATGGGAGGCATCGGTGCCCTGTTTGGCCTGCCGTGGCTGAGCGCAGCCACCGTGCGTTCCGTCACCCATGCCAACGCGCTGACTGTCATGAGTAAGGGGGCCAAGCCGGAGATTGTAAAGGTCCTGGAGCAGCGGATCAGTGGGCTGCTGGTGGCCATCCTCGTGGGTAAGCAGCGTGCCGATGACCAGAGGCGGGCAGGACCTGGTGGTGCTTGGCACCAAATGACATGGCTGTGCTATTTCCGCTAGGCCTCTCCATCTTCATGGAGCCCATCCTGAAGCTCATCCCGCTGGCCGTGCTCTTTGGCATCTTCTTGTATATGGGGGTCACCTCACTCAATGGCATCCAGCTCTTCGACCGCATTCTGCTCCTGCTGGTGCCCCACAAATACCACCCGGAGGAGGCCTACGTTCACTGGGTAAGACTCGGCGCCCTCACCCGAGCTGCCACTGCCAGCTGGGCCCACTGGCTCCCACCCACTCACTCTCGCCTCTCTTTCAGGTGAAGACCTGGCGCATGCACGTGTTCACCATCATTCAGGTCCTGTGCCTCGCCATTCTGTGGGCCGTCAAGTCCAGTCCGGCGTCCCTGGCACTGCCCTTCTTCCTCATCCTCACCATCCCTCTGCGCCGCTTCCTGCTCCCGTGCATCTTCAGCGACAGGGAGCTCAAATGTGTAAGTGCCCTGCTTtgagcacgtgtgtgtgtgtgtgccaatgCTCAGTACCTCCCTCTGCACAGGCAGGTGGGCTACTTCTGCCAACCCAAGCGCCACTCTGTAATGTTGGCATTGCCTTACAGCTGGATGCCGATGACGC from Erpetoichthys calabaricus chromosome 14, fErpCal1.3, whole genome shotgun sequence includes:
- the LOC114665354 gene encoding band 3 anion transport protein-like isoform X2 translates to MSSPGSLEDSLQEEEESPFRKLDPKGLQPGHHGAYDLEKRRKMDPDSPDRESYLGIEGRRPDPDSSRDRGSHQPYVELHELTMDGRKEELYWQESARWLQHEEDFSVAGQHWGKQHVSYLTFTSLLELRRSMSNGVVLLDVAETSLAGVAKEVVDSMVSSNQVKEEHREELLRTLLLRHSSGPLESPGGEAQETSTPLVEQHHIEMETLAVTGEGDRQEQVDATLVLVGPVDFLEKPTMGFVRLKQPADMHSVLEVSHPVRFVFILLGPKIPNTEYHEIGRAIATLMADREFSSAAYLADSREDLTKAVAEFMNCSIVIPPCEIGDQEMLQSLVGFQRRLLKSRYRLPEAKVHKEEFVEKAEEEDPLKRTGCLFGGLARDVRRRYPHYLSDITDALNPQALAAVIFIYFAALSPAITFGGLLGEKTEKMIGVSELLVSTAIQGVFFSLLGAQPLLVIGFSGPLLVFEEAFYSFCKGNQLEYIVGRVWIGFWLIIIVLLVVAFEGSFMVRFISRFTQEIFSFLISLIFIYETFSKLIKIFMAHPLRATYNNTILNATSSEEESDPLPNTALLSLVLMAGTFFIAFFLRKFKNGRYLPGKIRRIIGDFGVPISILIMVGVDFSIRDTYTQKLSVPSGFSVSNPENRTWFIDPMGATGDFPIWMMFASIVPALLVFILIFLESQITTLIVSKPERKMVKGSGFHLDLLLVVGMGGIGALFGLPWLSAATVRSVTHANALTVMSKGAKPEIVKVLEQRISGLLVAILVGLSIFMEPILKLIPLAVLFGIFLYMGVTSLNGIQLFDRILLLLVPHKYHPEEAYVHWVKTWRMHVFTIIQVLCLAILWAVKSSPASLALPFFLILTIPLRRFLLPCIFSDRELKCLDADDAKVHFDEKEGQDVYDEIQMPV
- the LOC114665354 gene encoding band 3 anion transport protein-like isoform X1 produces the protein MSSPGGELGSPGLMDDETFNETLNGPNFRESLLDEKPPSVNDEDGDLEYLEGAMKRHRPDAQSLEDSLQEEEESPFRKLDPKGLQPGHHGAYDLEKRRKMDPDSPDRESYLGIEGRRPDPDSSRDRGSHQPYVELHELTMDGRKEELYWQESARWLQHEEDFSVAGQHWGKQHVSYLTFTSLLELRRSMSNGVVLLDVAETSLAGVAKEVVDSMVSSNQVKEEHREELLRTLLLRHSSGPLESPGGEAQETSTPLVEQHHIEMETLAVTGEGDRQEQVDATLVLVGPVDFLEKPTMGFVRLKQPADMHSVLEVSHPVRFVFILLGPKIPNTEYHEIGRAIATLMADREFSSAAYLADSREDLTKAVAEFMNCSIVIPPCEIGDQEMLQSLVGFQRRLLKSRYRLPEAKVHKEEFVEKAEEEDPLKRTGCLFGGLARDVRRRYPHYLSDITDALNPQALAAVIFIYFAALSPAITFGGLLGEKTEKMIGVSELLVSTAIQGVFFSLLGAQPLLVIGFSGPLLVFEEAFYSFCKGNQLEYIVGRVWIGFWLIIIVLLVVAFEGSFMVRFISRFTQEIFSFLISLIFIYETFSKLIKIFMAHPLRATYNNTILNATSSEEESDPLPNTALLSLVLMAGTFFIAFFLRKFKNGRYLPGKIRRIIGDFGVPISILIMVGVDFSIRDTYTQKLSVPSGFSVSNPENRTWFIDPMGATGDFPIWMMFASIVPALLVFILIFLESQITTLIVSKPERKMVKGSGFHLDLLLVVGMGGIGALFGLPWLSAATVRSVTHANALTVMSKGAKPEIVKVLEQRISGLLVAILVGLSIFMEPILKLIPLAVLFGIFLYMGVTSLNGIQLFDRILLLLVPHKYHPEEAYVHWVKTWRMHVFTIIQVLCLAILWAVKSSPASLALPFFLILTIPLRRFLLPCIFSDRELKCLDADDAKVHFDEKEGQDVYDEIQMPV